In Arachis stenosperma cultivar V10309 chromosome 1, arast.V10309.gnm1.PFL2, whole genome shotgun sequence, one DNA window encodes the following:
- the LOC130984714 gene encoding uncharacterized protein LOC130984714, which yields MPVPNNSLVSQFSNLMLLRELQYDTVSLTRKHEANVLKLNEEQRVVYDKIIDCVSNKRHGFFFVYGFGGTGKTFLYRVLFARLRSEKRIVINVASSGISSLLLPGGKTTDSMFNIPVELTEDTVCQIKKDSAKAEVVRLADLIIWDEAPMNNKLAFEALDRTLCDIMVSVSNRNKDLPFGGKVVVLGGDFRQVLPVISKGSRAEIVMASINSSVLWKYCEVVSDKKYEVNNGIGTINSSGVKDRAILAPTVDNVEEINNYIVHLLPGEEKNYLSADSICGSDVYSDVDVDWINLKIGVPIILLRNIDPAGGLCNGTRLVVRDLGRNVIDADIVSGSNVGDKFFISRMNMIPSDTVIPFKFQRRQFPVSLSFAMTINKSQGQTLSTAGLFLRRPVFCHGQLYVAVSRVRNRNCLKILLCDDGLVDPIRTENVARRHPSWTFFSTVASPQEGCMFSSLLSPSAVFSYDSLTQAPFFADLVDQVKYFPIESQIEDLQAIN from the exons ATGCCAGTTCCTAATAACTCTTTAGTGTCTCAATTTAGCAACTTGATGCTGCTGCGTGAGTTGCAGTATGACACTGTTTCTTTGACTCGTAAGCATGAGGCAAACGTCTTAAAGTTAAATGAAGAACAGCGGGTGGTCTACGATAAAATTATTGATTGCGTTTCGAATAAGAGGCACGGATTCTTTTTTGTGTATGGGTTTGGTGGCACTGGAAAAACTTTTTTATACAGGGTTTTGTTTGCTAGATTGCGATCTGAGAAAAGGATTGTTATAAACGTTGCTTCTAGTGGTATATCTTCTCTGTTGTTACCTGGTGGTAAGACGACTGACTCTATGTTCAATATTCCTGTTGAGCTGACTGAAGATACTGTTTGTCAGATTAAGAAGGATAGTGCAAAAGCTGAGGTAGTCCGATTGGCTGATTTGATTATTTGGGATGAGGCACCGATGAATAACAAGTTGGCTTTTGAAGCACTCGATAGGACGTTATGTGATATAATGGTTTCGGTCTCTAATAGGAATAAAGATTTACCTTTTGGTGGGAAGGTGGTCGTTCTCGGTGGTGATTTCAGGCAAGTCTTGCCAGTTATTTCGAAAGGTTCTCGTGCTGAGATTGTGATGGCTTCGATAAATTCTTCTGTCCTCTGGAAATATTGTGAGGTTGTGTCTGACAAAAAATATGAGGTTAACAATGGGATTGGAACAATCAACTCTTCAGGAGTTAAG GATAGGGCAATTTTGGCTCCGACTGTCGACAATGTTGAAgagataaataattatatagttCACTTGTTGCCCGGGGAGGAGAAAAATTATCTCAGTGCTGATTCGATATGTGGTAGTGATGTCTATTCTGATGTTGATGTTGATTGGATAAAT TTGAAAATAGGCGTGCCTATTATTTTGTTGAGGAATATTGATCCAGCTGGGGGTTTGTGTAATGGGACCCGACTTGTTGTGCGAGATTTAGGGAGAAATGTGATTGATGCGGATATTGTTTCTGGTAGCAATGTTGGGGATAAATTTTTTATCAGTAGAATGAATATGATTCCCAGTGATACGGTTATACCGTTTAAATTCCAACGCCGTCAGTTCCCGGTTTCTCTGTCGTTTGCAATGACAATAAACAAAAGCCAGGGTCAGACATTATCAACAGCCGGGTTGTTCTTGCGTCGTCCTGTGTTTTGTCACGGTCAACTTTATGTAGCTGTTTCTCGAGTTAGGAATAGAAATTGTCTTAAGATTTTACTTTGTGATGATGGATTAGTTGATCCTATCAGGACTGAAAATGTT GCCCGCAGACATCCAAGCTGGACGTTCTTCTCCACCGTGGCTTCTCCTCAGGAAGGGTGCATGTTCTCCTCTTTGCTTTCGCCGTCAGCTGTTTTTTCTTACGATTCCTTAACGCAAGCCCCTTTTTTCGCGGATTTAGTTGATCAG GTTAAGTATTTTCCCATAGAGTCTCAAATAGAAGATCTGCAAGCAATCAATTAG
- the LOC130984698 gene encoding uncharacterized protein LOC130984698, with product MDDIDQSEIYDPSINSLSQVASVIDHPLFLQSEIQGCLDVGDPNYECSICGACFWLSERVERDSTISRPVFTVLDSVNDGSGPPQFIITGQNYHWIGSLLPDPSQKPKFVQLYIYDTQHEIMHRQGIFRKVDRRNYNTPSCDEVAALIVGDFDSSNHGRDIIVRSTAGQLQRIYETHALYWPLQYPLLFPYGEHGYQLNILYRGQQEGYVPGRRTRVSLREFICFCLQIREQEDGIIHKCRQLFQQFFVDCFTMIESQKLYEIRMKQSTIRGEVLQGIEEAMCRGDDEASSIGTRVILHSSFTGGRRYMFNCCQDAMPEFQRFTERERIPIADRPDISCRVFHAKLKCLLSDLKEGVFFGPLNAGMYTIEFQKRGLPHAHMLLWLNGESNLQSVEIVDEFICAELPNPQKFPSLYNVVSKYMIHGPCGLLRPSSPCMKDGKCSKFYLKRFVDQTSFDEDGYPIYRRRNMGVTVKINDVDIDNRFVVPYNPLLLMKYQAHINLEFCNKSNVIKYLFKYINKGPDWVTATVGETYYVGESSQHVVFDDADITTYVYLRNKDLLTMFKGWMMANRRFPDGWSLTYVEYPGKFFYCLNSREWKPRKRGFSIGRLSFAHPSSCELFYMRMLLNEACSSMGFLIDDKEYVSAIKEVAEVASAAQLRRFFVMLLLSSSMGRPLSVREQTWAYLSDDVLYRRRHELQYPDLTMS from the exons atggATGATATAGACCAATCAGAAATATATGATCCTTCGATAAATTCATTAAGTCAAGTTGCTTCTGTTATTGATCATCCTCTGTTCTTGCAAAGTGAGATACAAG GTTGTCTTGATGTTGGTGATCCTAACTATGAATGCTCAATCTGTGGGGCGTGTTTCTGGTTATCAGAACGTGTTGAAAGAGATTCTACAATTAGTCGTCCTGTTTTTACT GTATTGGATTCAGTGAATGATGGGAGTGGTCCACCGCAGTTTATAATAACTGGTCAAAATTATCATTGGATTGGAAGTTTGCTCCCAGATCCTAGTCAGAAGCCTAAATTTGTGCAATTATATATATACGACACTCAGCATGAGATAATGCATAGGCAGGGAATCTTTCG GAAGGTCGATCGAAGAAATTACAATACTCCCTCTTGTGATGAAGTTGCTGCTCTGATTGTTGGAGATTTTGATTCGTCAAATCATGGTCGTGACATTATTGTTCGATCTACTGCTGGTCAGTTGCAACGTATCTATGAAACTCATGCTCTGTATTGGCCTTTACAGTATCCGTTGTTGTTTCCATATGGCGAGCATGGTTACCAGTTGAATATTCTATATCGAGGTCAACAGGAGGGATATGTCCCTGGAAGAAGAACAAGGGTTTCTCTTAGGGAATTCATATGTTTTTGTTTGCAGATTAGGGAGCAAGAAGATGGAATTATTCACAAGTGTAGGCAATTATTTCAACAATTTTTTGTTGACTGTTTCACGATGATTGAGTCACAGAAGTTGTATGAGATTAGAATGAAGCAAAGTACAATTAGAGGAGAAGTGCTCCAAGGAATAGAAGAGGCTATGTGTCGTGGTGACGACGAAGCTTCTTCAATTGGGACACGAGTCATCTTGCATTCTTCGTTCACTGGTGGTAGACGTTATATGTTTAATTGTTGTCAGGATGCGATG CCTGAATTTCAGCGGTTCACGGAGCGGGAGCGAATTCCCATCGCTGATCGTCCTGATATCTCTTGCCGGGTTTTTCATGCTAAGTTGAAATGCCTGCTAAGCGATCTCAAGGAAGGTGTATTTTTTGGTCCACTTAATGCAG gtATGTATACTATTGAGTTCCAAAAAAGAGGTCTACCGCATGCACACATGTTACTATGGCTTAACGGGGAAAGCAACTTACAAAGTGTTGAAATTGTTGATGAATTCATCTGTGCCGAACTACCCAATCCACAGAAATTTCCATCTCTTTATAATGTCGTCTCCAAGTACATGATCCATGGTCCTTGCGGTCTTCTTAGACCGAGTTCTCCTTGCATGAAAGATGGTAAGTGCTCAAAATTTTATCTGAAAAGATTTGTTGATCAAACGAGCTTTGATGAAGATGGCTATCCGATTTATAGACGTCGTAATATGGGTGTGACAGTGAAGATCAACGACGTTGATATTGACAACAGATTTGTTGTGCCTTATAATCCACTGCTGTTAATGAAATATCAAGCTCACATAAATCTTGAGTTCTGTAACAAGTCAAACGTCATCAAGTATCTTTTTAAGTATATCAATAAGGGTCCAGATTGGGTCACTGCAACTGTTGGAGAAACATATTATGTTGGGGAATCTTCTCAG CATGTTGTATTCGATGATGCTGATATCACTACTTATGTTTATTTGCGCAACAAAGATTTGCTGACGATGTTTAAGGGTTGGATGATGGCGAACAGGCGGTTCCCAGATGGGTGGTCTTTAACATATGTTGAATATCCAGGAAAATTTTTCTACTGTTTGAACAGTAGGGAGTGGAAGCCGAGAAAGAGGGGATTCTCAATTGGAAGATTGAGTTTTGCTCATCCGTCATCTTGTGAACTTTTCTATATGCGGATGCTTTTGAAT GAGGCATGTTCTTCCATGGGATTCTTGATAGATGATAAGGAGTATGTTTCTGCTATTAAGGAAGTTGCCGAGGTAGCGTCCGCTGCACAGCTAAGGAGGTTTTTTGTGATGTTATTGTTATCTAGTTCCATGGGAAGGCCTTTGTCAGTTCGGGAACAAACTTGGGCCTATTTGTCTGATGATGTTCTTTATCGCAGAAGGCATGAGCTGCAATATCCTG ATCTAACGATGAGTTAG